Genomic segment of Gemmatimonadaceae bacterium:
ATCCTCCCGCCTGCGCGACGGCGCTGTTTCCCGCGCCCGCGTTCCCTCCCTTGCTGCCACCGCATCCCCAGAGGCCAAAGGCGAGGGCCACTGCACCAAGCGTCATTCGTTTCATCGTTCCTCCGTGTGTGATGAATCCGCAGCGCTCCCGCCGTTCTCTACGCGGCGTTGAGCGCGTGTGACCAACAACATCCCCAGCCCGGCCGACAGCGCGATCATCGCGATCGGTGCGACGAAGACGCGCTTCGGCGTCGGGACGTCCAGATACACCATGTACCAGGTACTCACCGCACCGCGAATCTCGTCTTCGCCGCTCGATCCATCGGCGGCGAAGAAGGCGACCGGGATCGCGTGGCCGGCGTTGAAGCGAGGGACCTGCGTCGTGTCGCTCGATTCGAGCGGCCGAGTGAACACCACCTGCCACTGCCCATCCACATACTTCGCCGCCTGCGTGACTCGCCCGTTAGGCAGGGCGGTGAACTTGGCGATCCCCGTTTCGGTCCCCTCCTCGAGGCGCGGCTCGCTCGTCCACCGCCAGACGTAGACGGGCATCTTGGCGTCGCCGCCAAGGAAGTACGGGCGCTTCGACTCGTCGTTAGGGTGCTGCGCCCACTGCACGACGAGGCGATCGGGACCCTGCTGCGTCGCGAGCGGTCCGTCGACGTCGGTCAACGTCTTCGACATGCGGCCGAGGAATTCGTCCCAGACCGGATCCGGGCTCTTCGATGGGTCGTCCCATGCGACGCGCAGTACGAGCTTGGTGCCGTCGTGCAGCGCCTGCACCCACACGCCGTCGACGGTCGGCGCGAACCAGCGCGGTTTGGCGATGATCTGTCCAACGAGCGGCACCCAGAATCGCTCGACGTTCTGCCAGGCGGGCGCGTCCGGCGACGTCGGGAGCGCGGAGGCGCTGCGCGCGGCGCGAATCACCTCGCGCGACTCCGGCGCCTTCTCCGGCGAGAGGCTGTGCACATATTGCGCGACGCGCCAGAGCTGCTCGTCGGTGATGAG
This window contains:
- a CDS encoding c-type cytochrome; this translates as MTAVFAVSAPVHAQNGKVVYNKWCAGCHGDAGAGDGYGSKAMLPHPRDFTKGVYKIRTTASGEIPTDDDLRHIIEVGMPGTAMPEWKSRLSAGEIGAVIEYIKSFSPSSFKDTKAKVIAIGNAPSGSGIDEGKAVFQKLECSKCHGMAGRSDGKSAPTLKDDYGNPIRPADLTENWKFRGGSSVQAIYTRLRTGLDGTPMPSFQDAIDNKLITDEQLWRVAQYVHSLSPEKAPESREVIRAARSASALPTSPDAPAWQNVERFWVPLVGQIIAKPRWFAPTVDGVWVQALHDGTKLVLRVAWDDPSKSPDPVWDEFLGRMSKTLTDVDGPLATQQGPDRLVVQWAQHPNDESKRPYFLGGDAKMPVYVWRWTSEPRLEEGTETGIAKFTALPNGRVTQAAKYVDGQWQVVFTRPLESSDTTQVPRFNAGHAIPVAFFAADGSSGEDEIRGAVSTWYMVYLDVPTPKRVFVAPIAMIALSAGLGMLLVTRAQRRVENGGSAADSSHTEER